Proteins encoded by one window of Nocardioides euryhalodurans:
- the tpiA gene encoding triose-phosphate isomerase: MSRTPLMAGNWKMNLNHQEAVVLVQKLAWTLSDKKHDYAQVEVVVVPPFTDLRSVQTLVDGDQLLVKYGAQDVSLHESGAYTGEISAGMLAKLGCSYVVVGHSERREHHAETDEVVNGKAHRALAAGMTPIVCVGEGLEVRQAGEHVAHTLAQVDGSLAGFTAAQVAELVVAYEPVWAIGTGEVATPDDAQEVCAAIRERVREVHGDAAADGVRVLYGGSVKAANVAGIMDKNDVDGCLVGGASLQADEFGGICRFYDMPLL; this comes from the coding sequence ATGTCACGCACGCCGCTGATGGCCGGCAACTGGAAGATGAACCTCAACCACCAGGAAGCGGTGGTGCTGGTCCAGAAGCTCGCGTGGACGCTGTCGGACAAGAAGCACGACTACGCGCAGGTCGAGGTGGTCGTCGTGCCGCCCTTCACCGACCTGCGCTCGGTCCAGACGCTCGTGGACGGCGACCAGCTGCTCGTGAAGTACGGCGCCCAGGACGTGTCGCTCCACGAGTCCGGCGCCTACACCGGCGAGATCTCCGCGGGGATGCTCGCCAAACTCGGCTGCTCCTACGTCGTGGTCGGACACTCCGAGCGCCGCGAGCACCACGCCGAGACCGACGAGGTCGTCAACGGCAAGGCCCACCGCGCGCTGGCTGCCGGAATGACCCCGATCGTGTGCGTGGGCGAGGGACTCGAGGTGCGGCAGGCCGGCGAGCACGTCGCCCACACGCTCGCGCAGGTCGACGGGTCGCTGGCCGGGTTCACCGCCGCGCAGGTGGCCGAGCTCGTCGTCGCCTACGAGCCGGTCTGGGCGATCGGGACCGGTGAGGTCGCGACGCCCGACGACGCGCAGGAGGTCTGCGCGGCGATCCGGGAGCGGGTGCGGGAGGTCCACGGCGACGCAGCGGCCGACGGCGTACGGGTCCTCTACGGCGGTTCCGTGAAGGCCGCCAACGTCGCGGGGATCATGGACAAGAACGACGTGGACGGCTGTCTGGTCGGCGGCGCGAGCCTGCAGGCGGACGAGTTCGGAGGCATCTGCCGCTTCTACGACATGCCGCTCCTGTAA
- the secG gene encoding preprotein translocase subunit SecG: MTVLFTVLLVITSLMLILMVLLHKGRGGGLSDMFGGGMSSGLGGSSVAEKNLDRITIGVGVIWFACIVALGLLLAYQS, from the coding sequence GTGACTGTGCTCTTCACCGTTCTGCTCGTCATCACGAGCCTGATGCTCATCCTCATGGTGCTCCTCCACAAGGGACGCGGGGGCGGGCTCTCCGACATGTTCGGGGGTGGCATGTCAAGCGGGCTGGGAGGTTCCTCGGTCGCTGAGAAGAACTTGGACCGGATCACGATCGGCGTCGGGGTCATCTGGTTCGCGTGCATCGTCGCCCTGGGCCTGCTGTTGGCCTACCAGAGCTGA
- a CDS encoding RNA polymerase-binding protein RbpA: MAGGGNAIRGSRVGAGPMGEAERGEAAPRQAVTYYCSHEHRSVVTFAVEAQVPVEWDCPKCGLPASMDQENPPPAPKIEPYKTHLAYVKERRSDAEAADILDEALQLLRSRRKSGDLIF, encoded by the coding sequence ATGGCTGGAGGCGGGAACGCCATTCGTGGGAGCCGCGTCGGTGCAGGCCCCATGGGCGAGGCGGAGCGCGGCGAGGCCGCGCCGCGACAGGCAGTCACCTACTACTGCTCCCACGAGCACCGTTCGGTCGTGACCTTCGCGGTCGAGGCCCAGGTGCCGGTCGAGTGGGACTGCCCCAAGTGCGGGCTGCCGGCGAGCATGGACCAGGAGAACCCTCCGCCTGCTCCCAAGATCGAGCCGTACAAGACCCACCTCGCGTACGTGAAGGAGCGCCGCTCCGACGCGGAGGCCGCCGACATCCTCGACGAGGCCCTGCAGCTGCTCCGCTCCCGCCGGAAGTCCGGCGACCTCATCTTCTGA
- the pgl gene encoding 6-phosphogluconolactonase, producing the protein MSTLVEVFDDADALATAVAGELLARIVAAQRSGHVPHIGLTGGSVADRIHHALGEHGPVSDVDWSRVDFWWGDERFVPADSPDRNAGQARRAFLDHVGVDPERVHEVPPTDHAATVDDAASAYARELREHGSGAFEVLMLGIGPDGHVASLFPGHPALEVTDAVTVAVHDSPKPPPARVSLTFEALNRSRAVWLVVSGEEKAEAVARALAPEGDVRETPARGVTGLPASDDSPAAEVVFFLDRAAASHL; encoded by the coding sequence ATGAGCACCCTGGTGGAGGTCTTCGACGACGCCGACGCGCTGGCGACGGCGGTCGCCGGCGAGCTCCTGGCCCGGATCGTCGCCGCCCAGCGGTCCGGGCACGTCCCCCACATCGGCCTCACCGGCGGGTCGGTCGCCGACCGGATCCACCACGCGCTCGGGGAGCACGGTCCGGTCTCCGACGTCGACTGGTCCCGCGTGGACTTCTGGTGGGGTGACGAACGGTTCGTCCCCGCCGACAGCCCCGACCGCAACGCCGGGCAGGCCCGGCGGGCCTTCCTCGACCACGTCGGGGTCGACCCGGAGCGCGTGCACGAGGTACCCCCGACCGACCACGCGGCCACGGTCGACGACGCCGCCTCGGCGTACGCCCGCGAGCTGCGCGAGCACGGGTCCGGAGCCTTCGAGGTGCTGATGCTCGGCATCGGGCCGGACGGTCACGTCGCCTCGCTGTTCCCGGGTCACCCGGCGCTCGAGGTCACCGACGCCGTCACCGTCGCCGTCCACGACTCCCCCAAGCCGCCGCCGGCGCGGGTCAGCCTCACCTTCGAGGCGCTCAACCGGAGCCGGGCCGTCTGGCTGGTCGTCAGCGGCGAGGAGAAGGCCGAGGCCGTCGCGCGGGCCCTCGCGCCCGAGGGCGACGTACGGGAGACCCCCGCGCGGGGGGTCACCGGCCTCCCGGCCAGCGACGACTCCCCGGCCGCCGAGGTCGTCTTCTTCCTCGACCGCGCCGCCGCCTCCCACCTCTGA
- a CDS encoding glucose-6-phosphate dehydrogenase assembly protein OpcA yields the protein MIELTDTNSSQIAAEFVRGRMRAGSPAMGMVMTLIVVVAEDDASAAMDAAREASHEHPARVLGVILGDGRGAPRVDAQVGIGQGWSGETALIRLHGEVTKHPESVVLPLLLPDSPVVVWWPSDHPADPASDPLGRLGQRRITDTAFVSRGKIKALHGQCEAYAPGNTDLAWTRITPWRALLAASLDQHPLKVRRVSVAAERISPSADLLLAWLADRLRVPADRVSSQGPGITEVVMETSEGEIRIARGDGKLAVFSSPGRPDRPVALKRRDLPELLAEELRWSDEDDIYAATTKRLLRLRDGA from the coding sequence ATGATCGAGCTCACCGACACCAACTCGTCCCAGATCGCCGCGGAGTTCGTCCGCGGCCGGATGCGTGCCGGCAGTCCCGCGATGGGGATGGTGATGACGCTGATCGTGGTCGTCGCCGAGGACGACGCGTCGGCCGCGATGGACGCCGCGCGCGAGGCCTCCCACGAGCACCCGGCGCGGGTCCTCGGTGTGATCCTCGGCGACGGCCGCGGCGCTCCGCGCGTCGACGCCCAGGTCGGGATCGGCCAGGGCTGGAGCGGCGAGACGGCGCTGATCCGGCTGCACGGGGAGGTCACCAAGCACCCCGAGTCGGTGGTGCTGCCGCTGCTGCTGCCCGACTCCCCCGTCGTCGTCTGGTGGCCCTCGGACCACCCTGCCGACCCTGCGAGCGACCCGCTCGGCCGGCTCGGCCAGCGACGCATCACCGACACCGCGTTCGTGTCGCGCGGCAAGATCAAGGCGCTCCACGGCCAGTGCGAGGCGTACGCCCCCGGCAACACCGACCTGGCGTGGACCCGGATCACCCCGTGGCGCGCCCTGCTCGCGGCCTCGCTCGACCAGCACCCGCTCAAGGTGCGGCGCGTCTCGGTCGCCGCCGAGCGGATCAGCCCGAGTGCCGACCTCCTGCTCGCCTGGCTGGCTGACCGGCTCCGGGTCCCCGCGGACCGCGTCAGCTCGCAGGGTCCGGGCATCACCGAGGTGGTGATGGAGACCTCCGAGGGCGAGATCCGGATCGCGCGCGGCGACGGCAAGCTGGCGGTGTTCTCCTCCCCGGGTCGACCCGACCGGCCGGTCGCGCTCAAGCGTCGCGACCTGCCCGAGTTGCTCGCCGAGGAGCTGCGGTGGAGCGACGAGGACGACATCTACGCCGCCACCACCAAGCGGCTGCTCCGGCTCCGGGACGGCGCATGA
- the zwf gene encoding glucose-6-phosphate dehydrogenase, whose amino-acid sequence MTGTPTEATHANPLRDPEDRRLPRIAGPSGMVLFGVTGDLARKKVMPAIYDLANRGLLPPGFSLVGFARRDWADQDFAQIVHDSVKEHARTEFREEVWRQLAEGFRFVPGDFSDDLAFDNLRRTIEELDQARGTGGNHAFYLSIPPKFFGDVVQQLQEHGLSRQTDGSWRRVVVEKPFGHDLASARELNDSLAQVFPTGSVFRIDHYLGKETVQNILAMRFANAMFEPIWNSNYVDHVQITMAEDIGIGGRAGYYDGIGAARDVIQNHLLQLMALVAMEEPSDFRAESLRREKEKVLAAVSLPRRLDLSTARGQYDDGWSGGVRVQGFHDEEGIPKASTTETYAAIKLGIDNRRWAGVPFYLRHGKRLGRRVTEVAVVFKRAPHLPFHASATEELTQNTLVVRVQPDEGLTIRFGSKVPGTSMEIRDVTMDFAYGGSFTESSPEAYERLILDVLLGDPPLFPRHEEVELSWKILDPILEHWARQDRNGKAKPEPYPAGTWGPASADKMLARDGRTWRRP is encoded by the coding sequence ATGACCGGCACCCCCACCGAGGCGACCCACGCCAACCCGCTGCGGGACCCCGAGGACCGTCGGCTGCCGCGGATCGCAGGCCCGAGCGGCATGGTCCTCTTCGGCGTCACCGGCGACCTCGCCCGCAAGAAGGTGATGCCCGCGATCTACGACCTCGCCAACCGCGGGCTGCTGCCGCCGGGATTCAGCCTGGTCGGCTTCGCACGGCGGGACTGGGCGGACCAGGACTTCGCGCAGATCGTCCACGACTCCGTCAAGGAGCACGCGCGGACCGAGTTCCGCGAGGAGGTCTGGCGCCAGCTCGCCGAGGGCTTCCGTTTCGTGCCGGGCGACTTCTCCGACGACCTCGCCTTCGACAACCTCCGCCGGACGATCGAGGAGCTCGACCAGGCCCGCGGCACCGGCGGCAACCACGCGTTCTACCTCTCGATCCCGCCCAAGTTCTTCGGTGACGTCGTGCAGCAGCTCCAGGAGCACGGGCTGAGCAGGCAGACCGACGGCTCCTGGCGTCGCGTGGTCGTGGAGAAGCCGTTCGGCCACGACCTCGCCTCCGCGCGGGAGCTCAACGACAGCCTTGCCCAGGTCTTCCCGACCGGCTCGGTCTTCCGGATCGACCACTACCTCGGCAAGGAGACGGTCCAGAACATCCTGGCGATGCGCTTCGCCAACGCCATGTTCGAGCCGATCTGGAACTCCAACTACGTCGACCACGTGCAGATCACGATGGCCGAGGACATCGGCATCGGCGGCCGGGCCGGCTACTACGACGGCATCGGTGCGGCCCGTGACGTGATCCAGAACCACCTGCTGCAGCTGATGGCGCTGGTCGCGATGGAGGAGCCCTCCGACTTCCGGGCCGAGAGCCTGCGGCGCGAGAAGGAGAAGGTGCTCGCCGCGGTGTCGCTCCCCCGGCGGCTCGACCTGTCGACGGCGCGCGGCCAGTACGACGACGGCTGGTCCGGCGGCGTCCGGGTCCAGGGCTTCCACGACGAGGAGGGCATCCCGAAGGCCTCCACCACCGAGACGTACGCCGCGATCAAGCTCGGCATCGACAACCGGCGCTGGGCCGGGGTGCCCTTCTACCTGCGCCACGGCAAGCGGCTCGGGCGGCGGGTGACCGAGGTGGCCGTGGTGTTCAAGCGCGCCCCGCACCTCCCCTTCCACGCGAGCGCCACCGAGGAGCTCACCCAGAACACCCTCGTGGTCCGGGTGCAGCCCGACGAGGGCCTCACCATCAGGTTCGGGTCCAAGGTGCCCGGCACGTCGATGGAGATCCGCGACGTGACCATGGACTTCGCGTACGGCGGCTCGTTCACCGAGTCCTCGCCGGAGGCGTACGAACGGCTGATCCTCGACGTGCTGCTCGGCGACCCGCCGCTCTTCCCGCGCCACGAGGAGGTCGAGCTGTCGTGGAAGATCCTGGACCCGATCCTCGAGCACTGGGCGCGGCAGGACCGCAACGGCAAGGCGAAGCCGGAGCCGTACCCCGCGGGCACGTGGGGGCCCGCCTCGGCGGACAAGATGCTCGCCCGTGACGGCCGGACCTGGCGGAGGCCCTAG
- the pgi gene encoding glucose-6-phosphate isomerase: MSDGPVDPTGTAAWSRLTALAEGFEPDLRAALADEEWVRRSTLTAGDLHVDLSKNLVTPEIWTALRELADQVGLSARRDAMFAGERINVTEDRAVLHTALRLPADASLEVDGHDVVPDVHEVLGRVYDFADRVRSGAWTGVTGERIRTVVNIGIGGSDLGPVMAYEALAPYVQDGLECRFISNIDPTDAATTLAGLDPATTLFIVSSKTFGTLETLTNARLCRAWLLDGLTGHDEGEAVARHFVAVSTALDKVADFGIDPDNAFGFWDWVGGRYSMDSAIGTSLVVAVGPERFAELLAGMHAMDEHFRTTPPEHNVPVLMGLLNVWYTNFLDAQTHAVLPYAQLLHRFPAYLQQLTMESNGKGVRWDGTPVTTGTGEVFWGEPGTNGQHAFYQLIHQGTRLVPADFIAVARPAYPLVDGDADVHELFLANFFAQTRALALGKTADEVRAEGTAEALVPARVFTGNRPTTSILAPELSPSVLGQLVALYEHITFVQGVVWGIDSFDQWGVELGKQLAQQVTPAVGGDDDALAAQDASTRSLIDQYRRLRSR; encoded by the coding sequence ATGAGCGACGGTCCGGTCGATCCCACCGGTACCGCTGCGTGGTCGCGGCTCACGGCCCTGGCCGAGGGCTTCGAGCCCGACCTGCGAGCTGCCCTCGCCGACGAGGAGTGGGTCCGGCGATCGACCCTGACCGCCGGTGACCTCCACGTCGACCTGTCGAAGAACCTGGTCACGCCTGAGATCTGGACGGCGTTGCGCGAGCTCGCCGACCAGGTGGGGCTGAGCGCCCGCCGCGACGCGATGTTCGCCGGTGAGCGGATCAACGTCACCGAGGACCGTGCGGTGCTGCACACCGCCCTCCGGCTCCCCGCGGATGCCTCCCTCGAGGTCGACGGGCACGACGTGGTCCCCGACGTCCACGAGGTGCTGGGCCGGGTCTACGACTTCGCCGACCGGGTCCGGTCGGGGGCGTGGACCGGCGTGACGGGCGAGCGGATCCGGACCGTGGTCAACATCGGCATCGGCGGCTCCGACCTCGGTCCGGTGATGGCGTACGAGGCGCTCGCCCCCTACGTCCAGGACGGGCTGGAGTGCCGGTTCATCAGCAACATCGACCCGACGGACGCGGCGACGACGCTCGCCGGGCTCGACCCGGCGACCACGCTGTTCATCGTCTCCAGCAAGACCTTCGGGACGCTGGAGACGCTGACCAACGCGCGGCTCTGCAGGGCCTGGCTGCTCGACGGCCTGACCGGGCACGACGAGGGCGAGGCGGTGGCCCGGCACTTCGTCGCCGTCTCGACCGCCCTCGACAAGGTCGCCGACTTCGGCATCGACCCCGACAACGCCTTCGGCTTCTGGGACTGGGTCGGCGGTCGCTACTCCATGGACTCCGCCATCGGGACCTCGCTGGTGGTCGCCGTCGGGCCGGAGCGCTTCGCCGAGCTGCTCGCGGGCATGCACGCCATGGACGAGCACTTCCGTACGACCCCGCCGGAGCACAACGTCCCGGTGCTCATGGGGCTGCTCAACGTCTGGTACACGAACTTCCTGGACGCCCAGACCCACGCGGTGCTGCCGTACGCCCAGCTGCTGCACCGCTTCCCCGCCTACCTCCAGCAGCTCACCATGGAGTCCAACGGCAAGGGCGTGCGCTGGGACGGGACCCCCGTCACGACCGGCACCGGCGAGGTCTTCTGGGGCGAGCCCGGGACCAACGGCCAGCACGCGTTCTACCAGCTGATCCACCAGGGCACCCGGCTGGTGCCGGCCGACTTCATCGCGGTCGCACGTCCGGCGTACCCGCTCGTCGACGGGGACGCCGACGTGCACGAGCTGTTCCTCGCCAACTTCTTCGCGCAGACCAGGGCTCTGGCCCTCGGCAAGACGGCCGACGAGGTCCGCGCCGAGGGCACCGCGGAGGCGCTCGTCCCCGCCCGGGTCTTCACCGGCAACCGGCCGACGACGTCGATCCTCGCACCCGAGCTCAGTCCCTCGGTGCTGGGCCAGCTGGTCGCGCTCTACGAGCACATCACGTTCGTTCAGGGCGTGGTCTGGGGCATCGACAGCTTCGACCAGTGGGGCGTGGAGCTCGGCAAGCAGCTCGCCCAGCAGGTGACGCCGGCGGTCGGCGGCGACGACGACGCGCTCGCCGCACAGGACGCCTCGACCCGCTCCCTCATCGACCAGTACCGGAGGCTGCGCTCCCGATGA
- the tal gene encoding transaldolase, with the protein MSNGSDRLQQLAEAGVSIWLDDLSRERLESGNLADLVKNSNIVGVTTNPAIFQAALSDGERYDAQVRELARSGADLATAARAITTDDVRDACRVLRPVFDATDGVDGRVSIEVAPGLAHDTEATVAEAAELWEQVGEPNLFIKIPGTPEGWPAITQTLAHGISVNVTLIFGLDQYRHVMEAYVAGLEQAAAHGHDLATIHSVASFFVSRVDSEIDKRLEATTSGPGTDPALRGKAGVANARLAFQAFEEFFSGPRWEALEAQGARKQRPLWASTGVKNPDYDDTMYVVDLVVEDTVNTMPEKTLEAVADHGEVRGDRVRPYYDDAAAHMAALAEAGIDYDDVIAVLIKEGVDKFVTAWDEMLGTLSASLEAARA; encoded by the coding sequence ATGTCCAACGGATCCGATCGTCTGCAGCAGCTGGCCGAGGCGGGGGTGTCGATCTGGCTCGACGACCTCTCCCGCGAGCGGCTGGAGTCCGGCAACCTCGCCGACCTGGTCAAGAACAGCAACATCGTCGGCGTGACCACCAACCCCGCGATCTTCCAGGCCGCGCTCAGCGACGGCGAGCGCTACGACGCTCAGGTGCGTGAGCTCGCGCGGTCCGGCGCCGACCTCGCGACCGCCGCCCGGGCCATCACCACCGACGACGTACGCGACGCCTGCCGGGTGCTGCGTCCGGTCTTCGACGCCACCGACGGCGTCGACGGGCGGGTCTCGATCGAGGTCGCGCCCGGCCTCGCCCACGACACCGAGGCCACGGTCGCCGAGGCGGCCGAGCTGTGGGAGCAGGTCGGCGAGCCCAACCTGTTCATCAAGATCCCCGGCACCCCCGAGGGCTGGCCTGCCATCACGCAGACCCTCGCGCACGGGATCTCGGTCAACGTCACCCTGATCTTCGGCCTCGACCAGTACCGCCACGTCATGGAGGCGTACGTCGCCGGCCTCGAGCAGGCCGCGGCCCACGGCCACGACCTCGCCACGATCCACTCGGTGGCGTCGTTCTTCGTCTCCCGCGTCGACAGCGAGATCGACAAGCGGCTGGAGGCCACCACCTCCGGGCCCGGCACCGACCCCGCCCTGCGCGGGAAGGCCGGCGTCGCCAACGCGCGGCTGGCCTTCCAGGCCTTCGAGGAGTTCTTCAGCGGCCCGCGCTGGGAGGCACTGGAGGCGCAGGGGGCTCGGAAGCAGCGTCCGCTCTGGGCGTCCACGGGCGTCAAGAACCCCGACTACGACGACACGATGTACGTCGTCGACCTGGTCGTCGAGGACACCGTCAACACCATGCCGGAGAAGACCCTCGAGGCCGTCGCCGACCACGGCGAGGTCCGCGGTGACCGGGTGCGCCCCTACTACGACGACGCCGCGGCCCACATGGCGGCGCTCGCCGAGGCCGGGATCGACTACGACGACGTCATCGCCGTCCTCATCAAGGAGGGTGTCGACAAGTTCGTCACCGCCTGGGACGAGATGCTCGGGACGCTGTCCGCCTCGCTGGAGGCGGCACGGGCATGA
- the tkt gene encoding transketolase, producing the protein MSDSPARLEWTDLDQRAVDTVRVLAMDSVQKVGNGHPGTAMSLAPAAYLLFQKVMRHNPADPHWPGRDRFVLSCGHSSLTLYIQLYLGGWGLELEDLKSLRTWGSKTPGHPEYGHTAGVETTTGPLGQGIGNAVGMAMAARREHGLLDPNAAPGESVFDHHVYAIASDGDIEEGVSSEASSIAGTQQLGNLTVIYDENKISIEDDTDVALSEDVAKRYEAYGWHVQVVDWTNDGERYEEDVPGLYRAIRAAERVTDQPSLIVLRTIIAWPAPNAQNTGKAHGSALGDDEVAATKEVLGFDPARTFEVDPAVLDHTREAVERGKLAQAAWQEQYDAWTRKPSADPALFDRLQTRTLPEGWDADLPTFPADDKGVATRKASGAVLNAIAAKVPELWGGSADLAESNNSTIAGAPSFIPKERSTEMWKGDPYAGRVLHFGIREHGMGAILNGIAVHGGTRVFGATFLTFSDYMRPSVRLAALMGLPVTYLWTHDSIGLGEDGPTHQPVEHLAALRAIPGLDVVRPADANETAAAWQTVMSHTDRPAGLVLTRQNVPVFPRGEEGFSDTSNVHRGGYVLLDVEGGQPDVVLVGTGSEVQLAVQARELLADRGVRARVVSMPCREWFDAQDASYRETVIPPAVRARVSVEAGIGLGWREIVGDHGRIVSLEHYGASADFERIYREFGITAEAVADAAEDSIRAVSG; encoded by the coding sequence GTGAGCGACTCCCCCGCACGCCTGGAGTGGACCGACCTGGACCAGCGGGCGGTGGACACCGTCCGGGTGCTGGCGATGGACTCGGTGCAGAAGGTCGGCAACGGCCACCCCGGCACCGCCATGAGCCTGGCGCCGGCCGCGTACCTCCTCTTCCAGAAGGTCATGCGCCACAACCCCGCCGACCCGCACTGGCCCGGTCGCGACCGGTTCGTGCTGTCGTGCGGCCACTCGAGCCTCACCCTCTACATCCAGCTCTACCTCGGCGGCTGGGGCCTCGAGCTCGAGGACCTGAAGTCGCTGCGCACGTGGGGCAGCAAGACCCCGGGCCACCCCGAGTACGGCCACACCGCCGGCGTCGAGACGACCACCGGCCCGCTCGGCCAGGGCATCGGCAACGCCGTCGGGATGGCGATGGCTGCCCGCCGCGAGCACGGCCTGCTCGACCCGAACGCCGCGCCCGGCGAGTCCGTCTTCGACCACCACGTCTACGCCATCGCCAGCGACGGCGACATCGAGGAGGGCGTCTCCTCCGAGGCCTCCTCGATCGCCGGCACCCAGCAGCTGGGCAACCTCACTGTCATCTACGACGAGAACAAGATCTCGATCGAGGACGACACCGACGTCGCACTCTCCGAGGACGTCGCCAAGCGCTACGAGGCGTACGGCTGGCACGTGCAGGTCGTCGACTGGACCAACGACGGCGAGCGCTACGAGGAGGACGTCCCCGGGCTCTACCGCGCGATCCGGGCCGCCGAGCGCGTCACCGACCAGCCCAGCCTGATCGTGCTGCGCACGATCATCGCGTGGCCGGCCCCCAACGCCCAGAACACCGGCAAGGCCCACGGCTCCGCGCTCGGCGACGACGAGGTCGCCGCCACCAAGGAGGTGCTCGGCTTCGACCCGGCCCGCACCTTCGAGGTCGACCCTGCGGTGCTCGACCACACCCGCGAGGCCGTCGAGCGCGGCAAGCTGGCCCAGGCGGCCTGGCAGGAGCAGTACGACGCCTGGACCCGCAAGCCCTCCGCCGACCCTGCCCTCTTCGACCGGCTGCAGACGCGCACCCTCCCCGAGGGATGGGACGCCGACCTCCCGACCTTCCCCGCCGACGACAAGGGCGTCGCCACCCGCAAGGCCTCGGGCGCGGTCCTCAACGCGATCGCGGCGAAGGTGCCGGAGCTGTGGGGCGGCTCGGCCGACCTCGCCGAGTCCAACAACTCCACGATCGCCGGCGCCCCCTCCTTCATCCCGAAGGAGCGGTCGACCGAGATGTGGAAGGGCGACCCGTACGCCGGCCGCGTGCTGCACTTCGGCATCCGCGAGCACGGCATGGGCGCGATCCTCAACGGCATCGCCGTCCACGGAGGCACCCGCGTCTTCGGCGCCACGTTCCTGACGTTCTCCGACTACATGCGTCCCTCGGTGCGGCTCGCCGCGCTGATGGGGCTGCCCGTCACCTACCTGTGGACCCACGACTCGATCGGCCTCGGCGAGGACGGTCCGACCCACCAGCCGGTCGAGCACCTCGCGGCGCTGCGCGCCATCCCCGGACTCGACGTGGTCCGCCCGGCCGACGCCAACGAGACCGCCGCCGCCTGGCAGACCGTGATGTCCCACACCGACCGCCCGGCCGGCCTGGTCCTGACACGCCAGAACGTGCCCGTCTTCCCGCGCGGCGAGGAGGGCTTCAGCGATACCAGCAACGTCCACCGTGGCGGCTACGTCCTGCTCGACGTCGAGGGCGGCCAGCCGGACGTCGTCCTGGTCGGCACCGGCTCCGAGGTGCAGCTCGCCGTGCAGGCACGCGAGCTGCTCGCCGACCGCGGCGTCCGGGCCCGGGTCGTCTCGATGCCGTGCCGGGAATGGTTCGACGCGCAGGACGCTTCCTACAGGGAGACGGTGATCCCGCCCGCGGTCCGGGCACGGGTGTCGGTCGAGGCCGGCATCGGTCTCGGCTGGCGCGAGATCGTCGGCGACCACGGCCGGATCGTCTCGCTCGAGCACTACGGCGCTTCGGCCGACTTCGAGCGGATCTACCGCGAGTTCGGCATCACCGCCGAGGCGGTCGCCGACGCGGCCGAGGACAGCATCCGGGCGGTCAGCGGCTAG
- a CDS encoding heme o synthase: MTYVGQSANQPDAAVRRSGTTRASLRDVVGAYVGLTKPRVIELLLLTTVPVMFFAARGVPELGLVAATVIGGTLSSGSASALNCVYDRDIDEQMRRTRRRALPRHVVTPVAATVFGVVLGVLATVVLWTWVNPLSAMLALAAEAFYLVVYTVLLKRRTTQNIVWGGLAGCFPALIGWTAVTGELAWAPVVLFLVVFFWTPPHTWALALRYREDYANVDVPMLPVVARAEVVGRQIVLYSWAMVATSLLLWPVADTGWVYPAAAVVLGAVFLVEAHRMWGRTKGTEDLTLIQPMRLFHSSNLYLSLLFVAVALDPLLTR, translated from the coding sequence GTGACATACGTCGGCCAGTCGGCCAACCAGCCGGATGCTGCCGTGAGGCGCTCCGGGACGACGCGCGCCTCGCTGCGCGACGTGGTGGGCGCGTACGTCGGCCTCACTAAGCCCCGGGTGATCGAGCTCCTGCTGCTGACGACCGTGCCGGTGATGTTCTTCGCAGCCCGGGGCGTGCCGGAGCTCGGCCTGGTCGCGGCGACCGTCATCGGCGGCACGCTGTCCTCGGGGTCCGCCTCCGCGCTCAACTGCGTCTACGACCGCGACATCGACGAGCAGATGCGCAGGACGCGCCGCCGGGCGTTGCCCCGTCACGTGGTCACCCCGGTCGCGGCGACCGTCTTCGGGGTGGTGCTGGGCGTGCTCGCGACCGTGGTCCTGTGGACCTGGGTCAACCCGCTCTCGGCGATGCTGGCGCTGGCGGCCGAGGCCTTCTACCTCGTCGTCTACACCGTGCTGCTCAAGCGCCGCACCACCCAGAACATCGTCTGGGGCGGCCTCGCGGGCTGCTTCCCCGCCCTCATCGGCTGGACCGCCGTCACCGGGGAGCTCGCGTGGGCACCGGTCGTGCTGTTCCTCGTGGTGTTCTTCTGGACCCCGCCCCACACGTGGGCGCTGGCGCTGCGCTACCGCGAGGACTACGCGAACGTGGACGTCCCGATGCTCCCGGTCGTGGCGCGGGCCGAGGTGGTGGGCCGGCAGATCGTGCTCTACAGCTGGGCCATGGTCGCGACCTCGCTGCTGCTGTGGCCGGTCGCCGACACCGGCTGGGTCTACCCCGCGGCCGCCGTGGTGCTGGGAGCGGTCTTCCTGGTCGAGGCGCACCGGATGTGGGGACGCACCAAGGGCACCGAGGACCTGACCCTGATCCAGCCGATGCGGCTGTTCCACTCCTCGAACCTCTACCTCTCGCTGCTGTTCGTGGCCGTCGCGCTCGACCCGCTGCTCACCCGCTGA